One genomic window of Scatophagus argus isolate fScaArg1 chromosome 16, fScaArg1.pri, whole genome shotgun sequence includes the following:
- the LOC124073534 gene encoding uncharacterized protein LOC124073534, with the protein MVCAAQNGITGHKLVVVYLGEEEEENLFKEQLCDVPVHLEDHSYWRKRRPSARQAIRAGKSGDHSKCLCCNTDQVLNLTSGPQHSASTANLSRKRKRSSAPLPSKPSTEHRVTVNLVPSLQSTIPPADLPGISNVPPSPQPSSADKQLSSAGVNRDAPLKIHNCSVEEYQQLYHGVVDDMLRYKSGRVRPYSLELGRRIKQKLWERLDRPTFTSSANEDGLVHVDVSYGVGVYPPLYNVDTSGEPSPEQPPNKRAKTSN; encoded by the exons ATGGTTTGTGCGGCACA aaacGGAATAACTGGTCACAAGCTGGTCGTGGTGTACCtcggagaagaggaggaggagaatctCTTTAAAGAGCAGTTG tGTGACGTTCCCGTCCATCTGGAAGATCATTCCtactggaggaagaggagacccTCTGCTCGCCAGGCAATCCGAGCAGGGAAGAGTGGAGACCACAGCAAGTGTCTGTGCTGCAACACTGACCAG GTTCTGAATTTAACCTCCGGGCCTCAGCACTCTGCATCCACTGCCAACCTCTCCCGCAAGAGGAAACGaagctctgctcctcttccttccaAACCTTCTACTGAACATCGTGTGACCGTCAATTTGGTCCCAAGCCTTCAGTCCACGATCCCACCTGCTGACCTGCCAGGGATATCAAATGTGCCTCCCAGCCCCCAGCCCTCCAGTGCTGATaagcagctgagctcagctggTGTAAACCGTGATGCTCCACTGAAAATACACAACTGCTCAGTGGAAGAATACCAGCAACTATACCATGGAGTGGTAGATGATATGCTGAG ATACAAGAGTGGCAGGGTTCGTCCGTACAGTTTAGAGCTGGGACGACGTATCAAGCAGAAGCTGTGGGAGAGACTGGATCGTCCCACGTTTACGTCATCAGCCAATGAAGACGGACTGGTGCACGTGGACGTATCATACGGGGTTGGAGTGTATCCTCCCCTGTATAATGTTGATACTTCTGGAGAACCAAGCCCTGAACAGCCACCAAACAAGAGAGCAAAAACCTCCAACTAA